A stretch of Palaemon carinicauda isolate YSFRI2023 chromosome 34, ASM3689809v2, whole genome shotgun sequence DNA encodes these proteins:
- the LOC137626644 gene encoding uncharacterized protein translates to MLSQMGKDFPYTTALSVTVAIACSLLILNILVLTTVYYRHKANRRSLAKGSQDANSESGNEVQLHSSGDNCKTIYNPGHYGTLRPSITMRSSLATAFEEESQHDWPPNYISSVQTIDNITGVTSNRISPDTQGIVSNTQTLHEPKENILTVTILKQPEASYTSPNDGQLVSTYSPVDGQLVPTHSTKEYQLVQNCSPKAVHPVTSYSPKDGQLIPNYLSSSAFITKIRE, encoded by the coding sequence ATGCTAAGTCAAATGGGAAAGGATTTCCCTTACACAACTGCACTGAGTgtgacagtggccattgcctgctctttgctaatcctGAATATCTTGGTTCTTACTAccgtttattatcgacataaggccaACCGCCGGAGCCTCGCCAAAGGCTCGCAGGACGCAAATAGCGAGAGTGGGAATGAGGTCCAGTTGCACTCGTCTGGGGACAATTGTAAGACAATATATAACCCAGGGCATTATGGAACCttgaggccttctatcacaatgcgtagcagcctggccacagcctttgaagaggagtcCCAGCACGACTGGCCGCCAAACTATataagcagcgtacaaaccatAGACAATATAactggcgtaacatccaataggatatctccagatacgcaaggcatCGTTTCGAATACCCAAACGCTACatgaaccaaaagaaaatatattaacagttaCAATCCTCAAGCAGCCTGAGGCTTCgtacacatctccgaatgatggtcaacttgtCTCTACATATTCACCAGTCGATGGTCAACTCGTCCCTACGCATTCAACAAAAGAGTATCAACTCGTCCAAAATTGTTCACCCAAAGCAGTCCATCCAGTTACAAGTTATTCTCCGAAGGATGGACAACTGATTCCAAATTATTTGTCAAGCAGTGCTTTTATCACGAAGATTAGGGAATAG